The Aerococcaceae bacterium DSM 111021 region TGAAAAATACGATAATAATCCCCACAATCAGCAGAGTTAAGCCGATAAAGTACTCAGATAGACGGGTATTCTGAATTAATATCTCTTCTTCATTCACCCGTTGGCTTTCAATCTTCGCCACATTTTGGCGAAGATTCGCACTTTTGTTTTGAAGATTCTTTCTTTGCTCTAACAACATTTTGCGTTGGATACGAATTGTTTCGATTTCAGAATTCATATCGATTAATTTCGTTTGAATTAGTAGCCCTTTTTCAACTTTCACTTCATATGCCTGGCTGTTTTCAATCTTCTCTGGATAAAATTGTCCTTTATGAGCTAATTGCGCCATCGCTTCATTTGTTTCATGAATACGTTGATTCATTTGCTCAAACTTAGTTTGGATTTCTTTAATCTGTTCTGTATTTGCCAACCATTTTTTCCGGTCTTGTTCGTGATTATTCGCCCAGTTATACCGAGTCAATTGTGCTAAATCATTTTGGATATGCGCAATACGTTCTGTTAAAGTTGTCATCTCTTCTTCTAAGTTCTGAATTGATTCAACATTATCTTTAATTGTTTTCGGTGCGTTCTCAGGAATTGATGTGAATACTAGTCCTTGTAAAGCTTTCTCTGTCGCCTTTAATTTTAAGTAAGCGTCATACCGTGAGATAAGTTTATCTTTTTCACGGATATCTTGCTCTACTTGATTTAATTGCTGATTGGTTTCTTTGATTGCAACATCAATCTTATCTCGACGTCTTGCTAAATCATTATAGCGGCCCATATTGCGCTTGGCTTCATTCGCTTGCTCAGACAGATTATCGAAATCATTTAACAAACGGTTTAATTCTGGCTTAACACCTTTTTGCTTATATAATTCATTCGTTTGCTTCTCTAAATCTTTAGATATACTTAAAAACTTATCGCTTCCAAGTGTTCCAATGCTTAGGAAGTAATCGTTTAATTGATCTGCACCGACATTAGACAACGCTTGAAGATTAGCTAAATTAAACGCATAAAAGTTATCGAATAAATTCTCATCCAGTCCACCTAATATTTCATTCAGTTTAGAAATATCGAGTTCTTCACCTGTATCATTATACAGTTTCAAGTGTTTATCCGTACGTTCAATCCATACGTCCCCATTATTTGTTTCAGTTAATAGAATACGTCCCCCGTAAATATCACTGTTCTTAGGTTCATAACGATTCGCCTGATTCACTCGTTTACGGCGGCTAGGAAAACCAAATAAAATTGATCGGATAAATGACTGCAAAGTTGATTTCCCTGATTCGTTACGTCCGTAAAACAATTGAATATCATCGTTTATATCAAACTTTTGATTCACCCAACGCCCATATCCGTATATATCTAATGTTTTAATCCTCATCAGGCTCAACCTCCATCTCAGTATCTAACCCAATCATTTGAGCGATTAATTGGCGAGCCGAATGTATCATATCTTTTCTAATTTCCTCATTATGTTCAAGATTAAAATGTCGTTTCACTAGAGGATGACTATATAAGTCAGATACAACAGCCTTAAAACGATCCCCTTCATCTAATTCTTCAATAACTTTATCAAAACTTTCTTCTAAGCTTTTATCAAAATCAAAGACATCTAAAGACACATTCAACTTCGGAGTCATGCGGTGAATCATTACAAAAGGACTCTCGTCATAGTCATGATTTAATACGTGGAAGAATTCACCTTCTTGTACTTGTTCAAGGAGATGAGCATCAAGTCTTTGAGCTTGAGTTAATTCAACATGCACGAAATAAGTTTGTTGATTTGCATGTGCTTCATCTTTAAAGTTTTCAATAATTTGTTTTAAATGCTCTATGACATCCGATGCTTGCCAATCAGACTGACATTCTATTTTTGCACTTTCCCAGACTATAGAAGCAAGTGAATAAAACGTGTTCGTCGATTTTTGGCCCTTCTCTAATTCAATGATATAACAACCCTTATCTCCAGATTCATTAATATGACGCCCTTGAATTGTACCAGCATACTGTATTAAAGGTTCCTGATTCAATACTTCAGCTTTATGTATATGACCTAGTGCCCAATAATCATAGTTTTTAGATAATAACTCTTCTAAACTAAAAGGAGCATAATTTCCTGATTCAGATTCAATTCCTTCTAATGCACCGTGTAGTAATCCAATGCTAAACATTTCTGCATTATGATTAACAGGATATTCTTTAATGACACGTTCCTGAACCCACTTAGTTGTATAGCTAAAACCATGTATCTGTACAACACGACCGTCTTCTAGTCTGAAATCAAAGCTAGATACTTGACGTGAGTCTAATGCATGAACGTTTTGTGGATAAACCATTCGTGCTTTATCCGATCTTAAATAATCATGATTTCCATGTATTAACACAACAGGAATATCTACTTTATCTAAACGCTCCATTTGATTCATAAAAAAATGTTGAGCGACAATTGATTGTCGCTCACTGTTATAAATATCACCAGAAATAAGCATTACATCGACGTCTTCATTGATTGCAATACTGACACATCGTTCAAACGCTTTAAAGGGAGCATGAATCAATTCTTTTTGTAACTTTGGTGAATCATTACCAATCCCGACAAAGGGACTATCTAGATGTAAATCACTAACATGTAATAACTTCAACTTACTTGCTCCTTTCATTTAATCATTTTTATATAAGAGAGAAAATTTACGTAAAGGAAAAACCAGCCAAAAGCATCGAGCGTCTCGAAAACTTCCAGCTGGCAATAAAGTTCAGCAAATAATTACTGGCTCATGTTTTGGTATACTTCATTTAATGGCGTAGTAATAATTTGGTTGATATCGTTAATCGTTTGGCTTACTTGTTGTTCACTAGCCATTAAACGATTAATATGTTCATCTTCTTGAACTTTAACAGACATTGCTTGAATGTTTGCAATCTCTTCTTCTGTTGGTGCTTCACCTTGCATTTGTTTCTGTTGTAATTGCTGAGAAATCGCACGGAATTCACTAAATAATGCACGACTTTCCTCGTTCGCTTCAATTGCTTCAACTGATTCTTTTAAATCAATATATGCTGGCAATGTTCTTAAGTCACGCTCTAATTGATTCGCTGTATCGTAAATGTTATTGTTTTCTGTCATAATCTCTCTCCTTCTTAACTTCTAACCTAATCTTAGCAAAATTAAGCTCTTTTTACTACCAGAAACGGTTATATATTCTAATTTAATTAAAAGTATGACTTAATCACTTTCAAAACCGTTTTGTCACAGCTTAATCAAATAGATTAATTAATCCAACCTGATACTTCATCAACAATATTTGATCCAATTCTTCCCATCTGATCGATAAGATTACTTCCATGTTCTGTGATAAACTCACCTGCATCATCTAAGAAGTAAGCAGCTTGTTCTTGCCAATTGTTAGCAGTTTCAACAATATTCGTTGTTTCTTGCGTTTGAGATGCATAAGTTACATTGAAAGGTGTCTGCGGTGATTGATTCATTAAAGCAGTAGTCTGTAGATTGAACAAAGCACCCATACCCGTAGGCATTATTTCATCCAGAGATACATCGCCAATCTCATCTAACCCTGACCAAGATGCAATCACAAAGTCTGGAGTATACCCAACCATCCATCTGTCACGAGTATCCATATTCCCCTCACCAACTTCAGTACTTCCTGTTTTACCCGCTAACATACCATAGTCAGGCCCTGATCCATAACCAGTACCGTATCCTCCATATGTATCTAACATCATGCTTGTCATATCAGCAGCGACATTCGATGTCATAACCATATGTTTAGCAGGTTTTTCATTGTTATAAACGACACGTCCGGATGCATCTTCAATTCGACGAATAAAGTTACTGTCATATCTAATACCTTCATTAGCAAAAGCAGAATAAGCATTGGCTAGTTGTAATGGTGTTACTCCTTGACTAAATGCTCCTAAAGCCATGGTCAATTGTTGATCTTCTTGAGGAACATTAATTCCAAACTGTCTTAATTTTCTAACTGCCTCATTAATACCTATTTCATTCATAAGGTGTACAGCCGTTGTATTTTTACTTTGAGCTAAAGCATAATACAATTCGGTCTCTCCACCTGGTTCTGTGTAATGATTGTAGTTTTCTGGTGCATAATTATTAGTTCCATATCCTTGTACGACATCTGGAACAATAGAGTGCATATTATATCCGTTCTCTAATGCCGGTACATACACTGCCATTGGTTTGATTGTAGACCCTGGTGAGCGGTACATATCTGTCGCTCGATTAAAACCACGGTAAACATAATCTCCACGACCTCCATACACTGCCATAATCCCACCTGTCGTGGGATCAATGACAACACTTGCACTTTGAACTAACGGTTCACCCGTTCCGTCATCTGGGAATATCCATGTATTCTCATATGAACTATCAATGGCATTTTGATACGCCGGATTTAAGTTTGTATAAATTTTATAACCCTTAGACAGCAAATCATCCTCCGGAATATTAGTGAGTGCTACTGCCTCATTGATTACACCATCGAAGTAGTACGGATAAGTATAACTATCTTCTACAAAATAATTATCATAGAGATAAATCCCTTCAGCCATTATCCCATCAGCATCTTCTTGAGATATAACACCATCATCAGCCATTAATTGAGCTATGACATTACGGCGATCAATAGCCGCTTCATAATCATCAATAGGATTAAATATCGATGGCCCCTTGAGTGTACCTGTTAAAACCATACTTTCATTATAGTTTAATTGGGAAGCAGAGTGTCCAAAGTATTTCTGAGACGCATCTTCTATCCCCCATACACCGTTACCATAATATGAATTATTCAAATACATCTCCATTATTTGATCTTTCGTGTAGTGTTTTTCAACTTCTATAGAAAGAAATAATTCTTTAATTTTCCGCTGAAAAGTTTGATCAAGTGTTAAGAAGGCATTCTTAACTAGTTGTTGGGTGATAGTACTCCCCCCACCTCCACTCGTATCTTGATTCATTAATAAACGGACAAACGCACGGCCAATACCAATCGTATCAAACCCATTATGCTCATAGAACCGTTTATCCTCTACAGCTACGAGCGTTTCACGCATCTGCGGGGATATTTGTTCTAATGGCACGTATGAACCTTTTTGGGCCATCAGTGTCCCTGCGCTTGTATCATCATAAGCATAAATAGTTGTTTGCGACATGAGTCCTTCCTGCAACGTTGCGACACTTGTCGTTTTCGCTATTAAAACGGAATAACTTGATAGTAGTAAGGCAAACGTTAAGCCTAGAAAGATTAACCACTTCCAACCACGATAATACTGCCACACTGATTTTACTTTGTCCCATGTCATATTATTTTTGGGAGTTCGGTTTATTTTCTGATTTCTATTTTCTTCCATAGTTTGCCTCCTTTCATTTTTTATTGTTGTAAATAATATAGTACATTCTACATAGTTTGTTATCAGCCCTTAGGCTGATAGCTTTATCTATTATATAGATAAAATTAACCAACACAAGTTGTATCACACTAATTTAACTTAAGCTCATTATAAGCAATAATTGTGAAAAATAAATGAAATATTAGCTATATTAATAGGTAATGTTTCAAAAGATGATAGCTGAATACGGTATACATCACACTTGTTTTGTCCGGGCCATGGTAATATGCGATTCACTTTCGCTTTTACACAAGAATAGTGTCTTGATTTACGTGTATGCAAAAGAAACTGTTGGAGAGTGAATAAGGTGTAAAACCTTATTCACTCTCCAACAGTTTCTATTTATAAATTTATTCAGTTATCAATTCGTTGTATAGATTAATATACTCTTTCGCTGGACCTTCCCAACTGAAATCACGACTCATCGCTTGTTGAACTAACTTTTCCCAAGCTTGTTTATCATTACGGTATACATTCAACGCTATATTAATAACTTCCATCATTGTATTAGCATTAAATGGTGCGAAGCTAAACCCTGTTCCTTCACCTGTATATTGATTATATGGTTCAACAGTATCAACCAGTCCACCTGTTTCATGAACAATTGGTAATGTTCCATATCTCATTGCCATCATTTGAGATAAACCACATGGCTCAAAGGCACTTGGCATTAGAAACATATCACTACTAGCATAGATAAGTTGAGCTAATTCGATATCGAACATAATACAAGAACGCATCTTGTCTCGATATGCATCTTCAAAATATCTAAACGAATGTTCAAATTGTTCTTCTCCTGTACCAAGTAACACAACTTGAACGTCTTGTTGTAAAAGATCATTTAATTTTTCTTCAATTAACTGGAACCCTTTTTGATCAGTTAGGCGACTAACCATCCCAATAATTGGTACATCCGGATTCTCAGGCAAGCCTAAACGTCTTTGCAGTTCGCGCTTATTATCTACTTTCCCTTTCATATCATCAATCGAGAAATGATGAGGAATGAGTGGATCAGTTTCCGGATTATTTGAATCATAATCAATTCCGTTAATAATGCCACGCAACTTCCATCTATTGTGACGAATCACTTCATCAAGTCCTTCGCCAAATTCTGCTGTTGTAATCTCATCAGCATAAGTAGGACTCACTGTTGTGACACGGTCAGAGAAATTAATTCCACCTTTTAAATAATTCACTAATTCATTCCATTTAACTCCATCATCAGTAAATGTATTGAAGCTCGTTCCAAAGACATTCGTTAATATACTAGGCTCGTATATTCCTTGGAAGCGAATATTATGAATAGTAATAACTTTACGGATTGATTTCAATGCATCCTTCCAATGGTATCTATCCACCAACATTACTGGAATCATAGCTGTTTGCCAATCATTACAGTGAACAATATCTGGAATAAAGTCAACAACTTCCATCATCTCAATTATTGCTGTTGAGAAATATGCAAATCGTTCTCCATCATCCCATTCTCCGTAAAGATCAGGACGATCAAAATTACTTAAGTTATCAATAAAATAATACATCACATTATCATGTGATAAAGTTTTTATACCACAATAAACATTTTTATTCCCTAATTGAAAACGGAAATGTGAATGTTCTTTTAGTTGACTCTTATATTTTTCTGGCATCTTAGTATAGTTTGGTAAAACGACTCTAATATCAACACCTTGTTTGACTAATTCTTTAGGTAGTGCAGCGGCAACATCTCCAAGTCCTCCAGACTTAAAAAACGGTGCTGCTTCGGCTGAAGCAAATAAAACCTTCATTTTTCCCCTCCTAGTCAGCATAAATGTGCGAGTTTTTTCCGATTACTTTTATATCGTCAGGTGATCCGATAATTTTGGCACCTGCTTCTACCGTTGTATTCTTATCAAGAATTGCATACTCGATTTGCGCACCTTCACCGACTTTAGTTCCTTGTAAAAGAATACTGTTCATAACAATAGCGTCTTTTTCAACAACAACACGACGGTTTAAAACCGAGCGTTTGACTGTTCCTGAGATAAACGTATCACTTCCGACAAATGATTCTCTTACTTCAGATTCAGGTGAATAATAAGTAGGCGAACCGTGTTTCGTTTTTGTTAAGATTGGAATACTTGTTTGGAATAATGAAGCGAATGTCGGGAAACTCAATAACTCCATGTTCGCTTTATAATATTTATCAATTGTGTCAATATTTGATGCGTATCCTGTATATTCAAAACTATTCAACGAACAAGTAGTTGAATAATGTTGTAACAATTCATTTAGTTCTAGATAAACTCCTTCTTCTGTAGCTTTGTCTATAATACTAAGCATTTTATCAACACCTAATAAATACATATTTAAACTTAGATTTACTTTTCCATCTTCTGAAGGTGTAACATAATCTGTGAATTTTTCGATGTCATCACCGTCAAAGACGATACCATGAGCTAGTAATTCTTGATCAGAAATTTGATTTTTATCAAAGTGTTTATAAACAACTGTCACGTCTTTTCCGCTTTGAATATGTTGTTTTCTCACTGCTATTATATCTAGATTAGCAATAATTTTACTTCCTGCTACAAAAACATACTCAGATTTTGATCTTTCTAAGAATAAACGATGGTTATAGTAAAAATCTTCATTTTCATGCGCATTTGGATTATTGCGCTTCCAATCTTGATGAGAAAAAGTAAATATACCTCCAGCTACTTCAGATTGTAAATCCCATGCACCTCCAGATCGAACGTGATCATAAATCGATCGACCTGATTCACCAATAAATAAACCGACAGAGTTAATCTCAGCATGAGCTAAGTCTGAAAGCATAAAATCAATAATACGATAACGTCCTGCGAATGGTAGTGCCGCGATTGGACGGTTATTTGTTAGTGGTTTTAGTTCCGTTGCATCCTCAGTTAAATTTATAATTGCACAAATATTATTCTTCACCATCATTTTTTGGGCCTCCTACCTTATCGAAAAATCCAACAACTGCTATTTGATCTCTAGTCCCTACAACTTTAGCTCCGTCTGCAATAACTGCACCTTCACCAATAATTGCATAATCTATAACACAATTCTCACCAATGACTGCATTCGACATAATAACTGAGTTGGTTACAACTGCATTTTTTGACACTGTCACATCTTGTGAAATAATCGAGTCTTTGACTTTCCCAGCAATATAACTTCCATCTACAATCAATGCGTTAGATATTTCAGCATCTTCGGTCAAGAACTGTGCACCCGTTACCGGGTTAGAAGTATAAACTTTCCACGTATTACGCGTTTGATTTAATGGATGCTCTGGGTTTAAGTATTCCATATTAGCTTGCCAAAGACTTTCAATAGTCCCAACGTCTTTCCAATAACCCTCAAATGAATAAGCAAAAGTATTTTCGCCATTATCTAAGTACGATGGAATAACATCATGCCCAAAGTCTTCTAATAAACGATCTTTAGCTGAGTCATTCACTAAATACCTGCGTAATGTTGGCCAGTCAAAGATATAGATACCCATAGATGCTAAATTGCTCTTTGGTTCTGCTGGTTTTTCTTCGAATTCAATAATACGTTGGCTATGATCCGTATTCATAATTCCGAACCTTGATGCTTCATCCATGTCTACTGGAATTACCCCTACAGTTAGACTAGCGTTATTTTCTACGTGGAAATCAAACATTTCACTATAATCCATCTTATAGATATGGTCACCTGATAAGACAAGTACATTTTGAGGATTTAATGAATCTATGTAACTAATGTTTTGATAAATAGCATTAGCAGTACCTTTAAACCATTTTTCTCCATCTGAACTAGAGTAAGGTTGAAGAATAGTTGCTCCACCATTACGGCTATTTAAGCCCCACGGTGCTCCTTTACCTATATGCTCGTTCAATTCTAAAGGTTGGTACTGCGTTACGACTCCAACATTTTTAACTCCTGAGTTAGCACAATTACTTAAAGCAAAATCAATAATACGATACTTACCTCCAAAAGGTACGGCTGGTTTAGCAATGTCCTTTGTAAGAACTCCTAATCGAGTTCCTTGCCCACCAGCTAAAATCATTGCTATCATTTCATGTTTCATTATACAGTTAGAATATTGTTGAACGTCGGCGAAACGGTTTAACTAAGTTAACCAATATTCTATCTCCTTTCCTATTTCTTTACGCCTAAAATACGTTTGGGACGGATGTACATTACAGATGTAGCAGGAACAATTGTCTTAATTGAATAAGGTTGCTCATTTTCTTTTATTTTCTCAGCTTTTAGATCTGGTATTGCGTCTAGCCATTCACCGCCAAATTCTTTCATTTCAGAATTTAATAAAACTTCGTATGTACCATTGAATGGCACGCCAATTCGTACATCATTTCTTTGGACAGGAACAAAATTGCAGACGATAACTAAGAAATCTTCTATATCTTTACCATGTCTGATAAAGGTCAGAACCCCTTCTTCAACATTATCGGCATCTAAAATAGTAATTCCATCAGCTGAATGATCTAATTGATGTAGCGGTTTCTCATTAATTCCAAGATGATTTAGAGTACTCATATAGTGTTGATATTCACTGTTAAATTCTCTTTCCAAATCATTCCATTCTAATTCATCATAATAACGCCACTCTAAGTATTGACCTATTTCATTCCCCATAAAATGTAATAGTTTACCAGGTTGCGCCATCATATAACCATGGATTAAACGTAGTGTTGCAAATTGATTGTATCGATCACCTTGTATCTTACCAAGCATCGAATTTTTTCCATGGACTACTTCGTCATGTGAGTATGGTAGTATATAATTTTCTTTCAATTGATACATAAAAACAAATGTAATTAATGTTAAGTTTTTCGGACGATATAAGGGATCCATCTCAAAGAACTTCAATGTATCGTTCATCCAGCCCATATTCCATTTATAATCGAAGCCAAGACCACCTTCGTCAACGCTCCTAGTAATACCTTCCCAGTTTGTACTTTCCTCTGCCATCATTAATGCTTTCGGACATTCTTCATGTACAACTGAATTTAATTTCCTCAGAAAATCTACGCCTTCTAGCTTATGATTCGTTCCCTTTTCATTAGGCGCCCATGGCCCTTCATCAAAGTCAAGATAAAGCATATTTGATACAGCATCAACACGAATTCCATCTATATGAAACTCTTTTAACCAGAATAACGCATTAGAGATTAGAAAACTTTGAACTTGTGGCTTCCCTAAATCAAAATTCAATGTACCCCAACCTACATTATTGGCTTTATTCAAATCTTGATATTCATAAGTTGGTGTTCCATCAAAGTAAGCTAAACCATTTGAATTACGTGAATAATGTCCTGGCACCCAGTCTACAAGAACTCCGATATCTTCTTGATGCGCCATATCTATAAATTCTTTTAATTCATCAATGGTTCCATAGCGTCCACATACAGCAAAATATCCAGTAATTTGATAACCCCAGGAAGCATCTAATGGATGATCCATGAGTGGCATAAATTCAATATGCGTATACCCCATCTTTTTTACATAAGGTATTAAAGTTTGTGCAAGTTCTTTAAAACTATAGTTACGTCCATCTGAATGTTGTCGCCATGAACTAAAATGTACTTCATAAATTTGTAAAGGTTGTTCAAATAAATTTTTATTTCGTTGTTTTTTAAACCAACGTGAATCATTCCATTGGTAATCGGGCAAATCCCATACAATCGAGGCATCTTTTGGTGCTACCTCATGTCTAAATGCATATGGATCCATCTTATATTCGATATGACCCATCCCATTATCAATACCATACTTATAATGTTGACCTTTTAGATCTTTATTAAAATAAATCGTCCAAATGCCACCATCGATAAATTCTAATTCTCTCAAGTCCCAGTTGGTAAAATCTCCTTGTATGAAGACTTTACTTGCATTTGGTGCCCAAACATTGAATCGATATCCAACATTTTCACCATCAACTACACGTTGACTCCCTAAAAATCTATAAGCTTGTCGATGAGTCCCTTGATTGAAGTAATAAATATCTTTTTCAAAACTCGAAGTATTAGCAAGTTCGTTGTTCATTAACTCCCCTCCTCTTTAGCAGCTACTCTTGCTCTGCTATCATTGTAACACGAAAGCGTTTTATAACGAACCATTCTTTCTTCTCCCGTAACAATATTTTGTAAAAATATAAAAATAATAGCTTTTCTATTTTCATTATAACCTATATCCCATTTTTTTTTAATATATTTTAGAAATATTTACATTTTCTTAACAATTATATTTATTTTTACATAAAAAAAACCAAGAAGAATAAATTCTTCTTGGTTTTATTCGAGCGGTGAAATTAATAAAATTAATCGAAGGCTCCCTTCACAGCGGAGTGCTTACTATACTCGTCTTCCCGACGTGGAAATTAATCCATAGTATATCACCTTGCAATCTATCAGATTGCTTTTCGACTCATCGCATAATACCATTATATAGCATTATCATTTTTTATCAAACTATTTTTGATTCTTTTAAATTATTTTTTGATTAGAAGAATGTTTTTGAAAATTAATCTTGCTCATTTTATTGATCTTAATTCAACATTTCACTACTTAAATCCTCACATATTTTCATGAATTTTATTTATCATCTGACATTTGCTACCAATAAATTTGTAATCCTACTTCTATATTATCTCATAAATAAGCCTTACAAAACAATTTACTATGAATTTTTATTCATTTTGAGTTAAAATGCATTTTATTAGAATTTAATTAAAAAAAGGGGTTGATTTTTAATTTACTATCATATAAGATATATTCACCAACAAAAAGGAGGCAAAGTTACTATGAATAAAACAATTATAACCACACAGTTTCAAAACTCACTACGCTTTGTCATCCCATTAACAGCTTTATTATTATTATTAGACATGTGATAGGATTTTAATCTTACGATTAGAGTCCTCTTCCTCGTGAATCGGGCTCATGACTAATGACGAGCCTGAGAAACCTCAGGCTCGTTTTTTGTTGACTAATTATACAAAGAGGTGATAAAAGTGGATAGCTTATCTGACTTATCGGATTTATCAAATTTATACATTACTTTTGAAAACACAAATTATCATACAAAAATTAGGAGGAACTTAAATGTTCAAATCAATTAGAAAAAACTTTGCAAAAATAATTACCGTCTCTACTATCGCTGCAAGTGCTATCGCTCCCTCTTATTCAGTCTATGCCCAGGACGAAGATCCAATTAATCTTGGTGTTATATACGAATTATCTGGTGCGGTTGCTGCATATGGTGTAACACAATCTAATGCTATCAAGATGGCGGTTGATGAAATTAATGAAGTTGGCGGCGTCATGGGACGTCCTTTTAATATTGTTGAATATGATACGAAGTCTGATGATACAGAGGCAGCAATGGTTGCAACGCGTCTAGCAACTCAAGATGATGTTGTTGCAATGATCGGACCGGCTACAACAAGTCAAATGCAAGCAGCTATCCCCGCCGCAAATGAGTACCAAATTCCATTAATTGCTCCATCGGTGACTAACAATGATATTACATTTGATGATGAAGGTAATGTTCATCCATTCGTTTACCGTACATCATGGCCAAATTCATTCCAAGGAGCAGGTATTGCTAAATTTGGCTATGAAAATCTTGGCGCAGAGAAAATGATTGTATTATATGATAACTCTAGTGACTATGGAACTGGTCTTTACGATAACTTTGTTGAAGGATACGAAGGAGAAATCGTTCATACTGAAACGTTCA contains the following coding sequences:
- the glgA gene encoding glycogen synthase GlgA, with translation MKVLFASAEAAPFFKSGGLGDVAAALPKELVKQGVDIRVVLPNYTKMPEKYKSQLKEHSHFRFQLGNKNVYCGIKTLSHDNVMYYFIDNLSNFDRPDLYGEWDDGERFAYFSTAIIEMMEVVDFIPDIVHCNDWQTAMIPVMLVDRYHWKDALKSIRKVITIHNIRFQGIYEPSILTNVFGTSFNTFTDDGVKWNELVNYLKGGINFSDRVTTVSPTYADEITTAEFGEGLDEVIRHNRWKLRGIINGIDYDSNNPETDPLIPHHFSIDDMKGKVDNKRELQRRLGLPENPDVPIIGMVSRLTDQKGFQLIEEKLNDLLQQDVQVVLLGTGEEQFEHSFRYFEDAYRDKMRSCIMFDIELAQLIYASSDMFLMPSAFEPCGLSQMMAMRYGTLPIVHETGGLVDTVEPYNQYTGEGTGFSFAPFNANTMMEVINIALNVYRNDKQAWEKLVQQAMSRDFSWEGPAKEYINLYNELITE
- a CDS encoding DNA repair exonuclease, whose product is MKLLHVSDLHLDSPFVGIGNDSPKLQKELIHAPFKAFERCVSIAINEDVDVMLISGDIYNSERQSIVAQHFFMNQMERLDKVDIPVVLIHGNHDYLRSDKARMVYPQNVHALDSRQVSSFDFRLEDGRVVQIHGFSYTTKWVQERVIKEYPVNHNAEMFSIGLLHGALEGIESESGNYAPFSLEELLSKNYDYWALGHIHKAEVLNQEPLIQYAGTIQGRHINESGDKGCYIIELEKGQKSTNTFYSLASIVWESAKIECQSDWQASDVIEHLKQIIENFKDEAHANQQTYFVHVELTQAQRLDAHLLEQVQEGEFFHVLNHDYDESPFVMIHRMTPKLNVSLDVFDFDKSLEESFDKVIEELDEGDRFKAVVSDLYSHPLVKRHFNLEHNEEIRKDMIHSARQLIAQMIGLDTEMEVEPDED
- a CDS encoding glucose-1-phosphate adenylyltransferase; the protein is MKHEMIAMILAGGQGTRLGVLTKDIAKPAVPFGGKYRIIDFALSNCANSGVKNVGVVTQYQPLELNEHIGKGAPWGLNSRNGGATILQPYSSSDGEKWFKGTANAIYQNISYIDSLNPQNVLVLSGDHIYKMDYSEMFDFHVENNASLTVGVIPVDMDEASRFGIMNTDHSQRIIEFEEKPAEPKSNLASMGIYIFDWPTLRRYLVNDSAKDRLLEDFGHDVIPSYLDNGENTFAYSFEGYWKDVGTIESLWQANMEYLNPEHPLNQTRNTWKVYTSNPVTGAQFLTEDAEISNALIVDGSYIAGKVKDSIISQDVTVSKNAVVTNSVIMSNAVIGENCVIDYAIIGEGAVIADGAKVVGTRDQIAVVGFFDKVGGPKNDGEE
- a CDS encoding YlbF family regulator, giving the protein MTENNNIYDTANQLERDLRTLPAYIDLKESVEAIEANEESRALFSEFRAISQQLQQKQMQGEAPTEEEIANIQAMSVKVQEDEHINRLMASEQQVSQTINDINQIITTPLNEVYQNMSQ
- the glgD gene encoding glucose-1-phosphate adenylyltransferase subunit GlgD — translated: MVKNNICAIINLTEDATELKPLTNNRPIAALPFAGRYRIIDFMLSDLAHAEINSVGLFIGESGRSIYDHVRSGGAWDLQSEVAGGIFTFSHQDWKRNNPNAHENEDFYYNHRLFLERSKSEYVFVAGSKIIANLDIIAVRKQHIQSGKDVTVVYKHFDKNQISDQELLAHGIVFDGDDIEKFTDYVTPSEDGKVNLSLNMYLLGVDKMLSIIDKATEEGVYLELNELLQHYSTTCSLNSFEYTGYASNIDTIDKYYKANMELLSFPTFASLFQTSIPILTKTKHGSPTYYSPESEVRESFVGSDTFISGTVKRSVLNRRVVVEKDAIVMNSILLQGTKVGEGAQIEYAILDKNTTVEAGAKIIGSPDDIKVIGKNSHIYAD
- a CDS encoding PBP1A family penicillin-binding protein, which codes for MTWDKVKSVWQYYRGWKWLIFLGLTFALLLSSYSVLIAKTTSVATLQEGLMSQTTIYAYDDTSAGTLMAQKGSYVPLEQISPQMRETLVAVEDKRFYEHNGFDTIGIGRAFVRLLMNQDTSGGGGSTITQQLVKNAFLTLDQTFQRKIKELFLSIEVEKHYTKDQIMEMYLNNSYYGNGVWGIEDASQKYFGHSASQLNYNESMVLTGTLKGPSIFNPIDDYEAAIDRRNVIAQLMADDGVISQEDADGIMAEGIYLYDNYFVEDSYTYPYYFDGVINEAVALTNIPEDDLLSKGYKIYTNLNPAYQNAIDSSYENTWIFPDDGTGEPLVQSASVVIDPTTGGIMAVYGGRGDYVYRGFNRATDMYRSPGSTIKPMAVYVPALENGYNMHSIVPDVVQGYGTNNYAPENYNHYTEPGGETELYYALAQSKNTTAVHLMNEIGINEAVRKLRQFGINVPQEDQQLTMALGAFSQGVTPLQLANAYSAFANEGIRYDSNFIRRIEDASGRVVYNNEKPAKHMVMTSNVAADMTSMMLDTYGGYGTGYGSGPDYGMLAGKTGSTEVGEGNMDTRDRWMVGYTPDFVIASWSGLDEIGDVSLDEIMPTGMGALFNLQTTALMNQSPQTPFNVTYASQTQETTNIVETANNWQEQAAYFLDDAGEFITEHGSNLIDQMGRIGSNIVDEVSGWIN